The DNA sequence gcgcaatgcgtgaagtattcatgtagtcttgtaggcgctaatatgtgttacatgccgaccgctgcgccgagggtttctccttttcatctcacgttctcgtcatcattgctctctgcgccgcgccgttccgggccaaattccgtgttcggtttctctcttagtcttaagtcgactaattgaaggtgctgtctattgaaTCACAgagggacgacaaaattagagatatactctcaggaaatgagagattttgtcaccttttctcgttcgtaattgttttttctgaatccgatttttctttatagctacattaaaaaaaattgcaaaatttgccgccgtgggccgcggcccatttggccatccccttaatccggccctgatgttGTATCCAgcaaattgtaatttttccaCACCTGTATTTAGGAGGACATTCTGGAATTTTGATGAAACACAAATCGAAAATTAGGTAGCGCTGAAATACTTACTTCAGCTCACTTTCCAAACCATATGGTTCACCTGCCCGGCATTGGTTCAATTAAGGAATGGAGTGAACTGAATGTTCGTATTTTGGAATATGTAACTCGAACTGTGTATATGTATGTTAATTCGTGCTTCCTGTATTTGTATTGCATATCCAGTGAAATGGAAGACAAACTTATGGCGCTAATACCtaatctgccatgctaaggaagaacgccgtatgagccttcagacgttgccaagtttcctcctataaaaacagaatttactgggaaaattgcgaatattattcaGATTATCTTCGCGGGTAACAATTGAGAGATAAGTTTAAATATAATATTTTAAGATAATATTTTGGTTTGTTTTAGGTTCAATAATGTGTGAGTTGGCGGCGTGCCCATAGTCGCAGAATGTTAAGGCACCTGCGATCCAGACTTCGCTCGGGTCTGAGCTTGCGCCCAGCCGAGGGGAAGGCTAGGCAATTTGAGGCACCTCGGAGATCCAACTGCCATCCGCGAGTCCTCACATGGCACAGTCACGGATTGCACACGAGCAAAGCCACCGCTGCAGCAGCGGTGAAGCCCTTCATCCTTTCGGATATTGGCGAGGGTATCAAGCAGGTGGTCATCACTAAGTGGCACGTCAAAGAGGGTGACGTCGTCGAAGAGTTCGATGACGTTTGCGACGTCGAGAGCGACAAAGCAGCCACAACGATAACCAGCAAGTTCAAAGGAGTCGTCAAGAAGGTCCACTACGACGTCGACGCGACGGCCCAGGTCGGGGCGCCCCTGGTCGACATCGAGGTTCAGTCCGAAGATGCGGAGCCCCTAGTTGAAAAAGCGGTCCAAAGCGAATCGACGCAGGTGGCGCCGTCTGGCGCAGGGGCGGAGGAAATGCCATTAGCGACGCCGGTTGCGGGATCTAGCGGCGAGGAAGAGAAACGAGCGGGAGAGAGGCCATTAGCAACGCCGGCGGTGCGTCGGCTACTGCGAGAGAATCAACTGAGCCTCCAAGAAGTTCGTGGAAGCGGGAAGGGGGGCCGGGTCCTGAAGGAGGACGTCTTGAGCTTTATCGACAATAATAAAGTGAATCGACAGCGAGATGAGACGGAGAGCCATTACGAACAATTGAGGCAGACGCAGGCCCAGGCGGCcggcggggagggggcgggggcaggCAATCAAGACGTGGTCTTCCGAGTGGAGGGCCTCACCAAACACATGGTGCGGAGCATGACCGCGTCGTCGGCCATCCCGACAATGACGTTCGGCGACGAGGTGAACGTCACCACGCT is a window from the Bemisia tabaci chromosome 5, PGI_BMITA_v3 genome containing:
- the Dbct gene encoding lipoamide acyltransferase component of branched-chain alpha-keto acid dehydrogenase complex, mitochondrial; this encodes MLRHLRSRLRSGLSLRPAEGKARQFEAPRRSNCHPRVLTWHSHGLHTSKATAAAAVKPFILSDIGEGIKQVVITKWHVKEGDVVEEFDDVCDVESDKAATTITSKFKGVVKKVHYDVDATAQVGAPLVDIEVQSEDAEPLVEKAVQSESTQVAPSGAGAEEMPLATPVAGSSGEEEKRAGERPLATPAVRRLLRENQLSLQEVRGSGKGGRVLKEDVLSFIDNNKVNRQRDETESHYEQLRQTQAQAAGGEGAGAGNQDVVFRVEGLTKHMVRSMTASSAIPTMTFGDEVNVTTLVQWREQFRETLAKRDVKLTFLPFMMKAMSLAILKYPIVNASLDEKCERITYKSAHNIGFAVATARGLVVPNVKNVRNLSILQIAVELARLQNLAHAGRLTPFDISGGTITISNIGSVGGIYFRPLINPPEVVIGATGKLQTLPRYNKNGELEKTQIINISWAADHRIVDGATLALFSNTWKEYLENPSALLLGLV